From one Brachypodium distachyon strain Bd21 chromosome 4, Brachypodium_distachyon_v3.0, whole genome shotgun sequence genomic stretch:
- the LOC100832898 gene encoding uncharacterized protein LOC100832898 isoform X4: MSGFGGNCRVGAVLFFSAWITLAALNRLLRPAPNGCQMTYMYPTYIPIPTPKNVSSDRYGLFLYHEGWKQIDFDEHVSKLDGIPVLFIPGNAGSYKQVRSLAAESFRAYQNGPLEHTFYREVSSTSSLNELEDFSLPSQYGRMLDWFAVDLEGEHSAMDGRILEEHTEYVVYAIHRILDQYKESHVTRSNDGVRSTGNLPSSVILVGHSMGGFVARSAVVHPGLRKSAVETILTLSSPHQYPPIALQPSLGQFFSRVNEEWRNGYNKGVSRTSSPKLSNVVVVSVSGGIHDYQVRSRLASLDGIVPSTHGFMVGSSSMKNVWLSMEHQSILWCNQLAVQVAHTLLSMIDPVDRQPFSSSQKRIFMLANMLQSAAPQSLSWMDRVTGSQSSKFLGSDTRVANELQRNNSISCPASVQWTSDGLEKDLHIQSNLVTVLAMDGRRRWLDIQKLGLNGRGHFVFVTNLAPCSGVRIHLWPEKHRSSIQNEVPASKKIVEVTSKMVEIPAGPAPKQVEPGSQTEQPPPSAFLLLSPEEMSGFRFMTVSVASRPTISGRPPPAASMAVGQFFNPAEGTRALSVGRIARSSYDPEEIFLKEDHPLALTLSFSVSLGLLPVLFSLRTAGCGIKNIGDQMEADKNNLCKLRCFPPVALAWDSVSGLHIIPNIYSETVVVDSSPAIWDTHHEAERTTVLVLADPHCSYKVSLRASLGAATSRFFLLYSSEILGFMVAVILFGLMRQSSAWERDSSVPSILSAIETNLKLPSPLMFLCFTPILLFLAFLFFTTKQNPRFGTFLFVTIICYIVANGFTILLILSSKLIVYVAALLHVFIKRRWQSWEDSTQSPFIRQFLALSFSFQTLKMIKNNPSIVVAFATIPLVCFVHPALGLGVLLLSHSFHAHSALCSFLAASFRNIAHNKDQHKSKMVNNPILLSKSKQDVMEQILPMDDSPTAAKSFTDSQLEVFDCRHGIMILHLLAMLMFAPSLIAWIQRIGMGQNFPWFVDSTLCVGVILHGLFGSQPTATCISFKFPGRRGHEVGLSFLYLLGGYYSFVSSMALAPYRALYAIAIIGFICCMSRILEIRGKVRGDISSRKRHWHRH; the protein is encoded by the exons ATGAGTGGATTCGGCGGAAACTGCAGGGTGGGGGCCGtgctcttcttctccgcctGGATCACGCTCGCGGCGCTCAACAGGCTTTTGCGGCCGGCGCCGAACGGATGCCAGATGACCTACATGTACCCGACCTACATCCCCATCCCCACGCCCAAGAACGTCTCCTCGGACAGGTACGGGCTGTTCCTGTACCACGAGGGGTGGAAGCAAATCGACTTCGACGAGCACGTCAGCAAGCTCGATGGCATACCTGTGCTGTTCATCCCCGGTAACGCCGGAAGCTACAAGCAG GTTCGCTCACTGGCTGCAGAATCTTTTCGAGCATATCAAAATGGTCCACTTGAACACACTTTTTATCGGGAAGTATCTAGTACATCATCGCTAAATGAACTGGAAGATTTTTCTCTTCCATCACAATATGGCCGTATGCTGGATTGGTTTGCTGTTGATCTTGAAGGAGAACACTCTGCAATGGATGGTCGCATACTTGAGGAGCATACTGAATACGTCGTCTATGCCATCCACAGG ATCCTTGATCAATACAAGGAATCTCATGTAACGCGATCAAATGATGGTGTCCGATCTACCGGTAACTTGCCATCCAGTGTTATACTAGTTGGACATTCGATGGGTGGTTTTGTGGCTCGATCAGCTGTTGTCCACCCAGGCTTAAGGAAATCAGCTGTGGAAACCATACTGACGCTCTCCAGTCCACACCA GTACCCTCCCATTGCACTACAGCCGTCCCTGGGTCAGTTTTTCTCTCGTGTCAACGAAGAATGGAGAAATGGATACAATAAAGGAGTATCACGTACAAGCAGTCCAAAACTCTCAAATGTCGTAGTTGTCTCTGTATCAGGTGGCATCCATGATTATCAG GTTAGGTCAAGGTTGGCCTCATTGGATGGCATTGTACCTTCTACTCATGGTTTTATGGTAGGGAGCTCCAGCATGAAGAATGTTTGGCTATCCATGGAACATCAGTCTATCCTCTGGTGTAATCAATTAGCTGTACAG GTTGCGCACACTCTACTTAGCATGATAGATCCTGTGGATCGGCAGCCATTTTCGAGTTCACAAAAAAGAATTTTCATGCTTGCAAACATGCTTCAGAGTGCAGCTCCTCAGTCTTTGAGTTGGATGGATCGTGTTACAGGTTCTCAGTCTTCAAAATTTCTTGGGAGTGATACAAGGGTTGCTAATG AATTGCAGCGAAACAATTCAATTTCTTGCCCGGCATCTGTTCAATGGACAAGCGACGGCCTTGAAAAGGACCTGCATATTCAGTCAAACTTGGTTACTGTTTTAGCTATGGATGGCagaagaagatggttagatATTCAAAAGCTG GGATTAAATGGAAGAGGCCACTTTGTTTTTGTGACCAATCTTGCTCCATGTTCGGGAGTCAGGATTCACTTGTGGCCAGAAAAGCATCGTTCATCCATTCAAAATGAAGTACCTGCCAGTAAAAAGATAGTTGAAGTTACCTCAAAGATGGTCGAAATCCCAGCAGGCCCTGCACCAAAACAG GTAGAACCTGGGAGCCAAACTGAACAACCACCTCCTTCTGCATTTCTTCTGCTAAGCCCAGAAGAAATGAGTGGTTTCCGTTTCATGACTGTATCGGTGGCATCACGACCG ACGATTTCAGGCAGACCTCCCCCAGCAGCTTCTATGGCAGTGGGACAGTTCTTCAATCCAGCGGAAGGAACACGTGCACTTTCTGTTGGCAGAATTGCTCGTTCCAGCTATGATCCTGAA GAAATATTTTTGAAGGAGGATCACCCACTGGCTTTAACCTTGTCATTTTCTGTCAGCCTTGGTCTTCTACCAGTTTTATTTTCACTAAGAACTGCTGGATGTGGAATAAAAAATATTGGTGACCAAATGGAAGCTGATAAAAATA ACCTTTGTAAGTTACGGTGCTTCCCACCTGTTGCACTGGCTTGGGATTCTGTATCGGGCCTACACATTATCCCAAATATCTACTCCGAGACTGTAGTGGTTGATTCGTCACCGGCTATTTGGGATACACATCATGAGGCTGAGAGAACTACTGTGCTAGTTCTG GCTGACCCGCACTGCTCATACAAAGTCAGTCTTCGTGCTTCACTTGGTGCTGCAACAAGCAGATTCTTTTTATTGTACTCATCCGAG ATTCTTGGTTTCATGGTTGCCGTAATACTTTTTGGCTTGATGCGGCAATCATCAGCTTGGGAACGTGACTCTTCTGTGCCATCTATTTTATCAGCTATAGAGACTAATCTGAAACTGCCAAGCCCATTGATGTTCCTGTGCTTCACACCAATACTTCTGTTCCTTGCCTTCCTATTCTTCACAACAAAGCAGAACCCTCGATTTGGAACCTTCTTGTTTGTTACCATCATCTGCTATATAGTTGCTAATGGTTTCACCATTTTGTTGATACTAAGTTCGAAATTGATTGTTTATGTGGCTGCCCTTCTACATGTCTTCATCAAGAGACG CTGGCAATCATGGGAGGACAGTACTCAATCCCCGTTTATTCGCCAGTTCCTCGCTCTGTCATTCTCATTTCAAACTCTCAAG ATGATCAAGAACAATCCAAGTATAGTTGTAGCATTTGCTACAATTCCTCTTGTCTGCTTTGTTCACCCAGCACTTGGTCTTGGTGTATTACTTCTTTCACATTCGTTCCATGCTCACTCAGCCCTCTGCAG TTTCTTAGCAGCGTCGTTTCGGAATATCGCTCACAACAAGGATCAGCACAAGTCCAAGATGGTTAATAATCCTATTCTACTATCCAAAAGTAAACAAGATGTGATGGAGCAAATTCTGCCAATGGATGATAGTCCAACAGCTGCCAAAAGCTTCACTGACAGCCAGCTAGAAGTGTTTGACTGTCGGCATGGGATCATGATCCTGCATCTTCTAGCTATGCTCATGTTTGCTCCTTCGCTTATTGCTTGGATACAG AGAATCGGAATGGGTCAGAATTTTCCCTGGTTTGTGGATTCCACACTTTGTGTTGGTGTTATTCTGCATGGACTTTTCGGATCACAACCAACTGCCACCTGTATATCATTCAAGTTTCCTGGAAGGAGAGGGCACGAAGTTGGATTGAGCTTCCTCTACCTTCTAGGTGGCTATTATTCTTTTGTTAGCTCCATGGCATTGGCGCCGTACAGAGCGCTGTATGCAATAGCGATCATTGGCTTTATCTGTTGCATGTCCAGAATTCTTGAGATTAGAGGCAAGGTGAGAGGTGATATTAGCAGTAGAAAAAGGCATTGGCATAGACACTAG
- the LOC100832898 gene encoding uncharacterized protein LOC100832898 isoform X5, which translates to MSGFGGNCRVGAVLFFSAWITLAALNRLLRPAPNGCQMTYMYPTYIPIPTPKNVSSDRYGLFLYHEGWKQIDFDEHVSKLDGIPVLFIPGNAGSYKQVRSLAAESFRAYQNGPLEHTFYREVSSTSSLNELEDFSLPSQYGRMLDWFAVDLEGEHSAMDGRILEEHTEYVVYAIHRILDQYKESHVTRSNDGVRSTGNLPSSVILVGHSMGGFVARSAVVHPGLRKSAVETILTLSSPHQYPPIALQPSLGQFFSRVNEEWRNGYNKGVSRTSSPKLSNVVVVSVSGGIHDYQVRSRLASLDGIVPSTHGFMVGSSSMKNVWLSMEHQSILWCNQLAVQVAHTLLSMIDPVDRQPFSSSQKRIFMLANMLQSAAPQSLSWMDRVTGSQSSKFLGSDTRVANELQRNNSISCPASVQWTSDGLEKDLHIQSNLVTVLAMDGRRRWLDIQKLGLNGRGHFVFVTNLAPCSGVRIHLWPEKHRSSIQNEVPASKKIVEVTSKMVEIPAGPAPKQVEPGSQTEQPPPSAFLLLSPEEMSGFRFMTVSVASRPTISGRPPPAASMAVGQFFNPAEGTRALSVGRIARSSYDPEEIFLKEDHPLALTLSFSVSLGLLPVLFSLRTAGCGIKNIGDQMEADKNNLCKLRCFPPVALAWDSVSGLHIIPNIYSETVVVDSSPAIWDTHHEAERTTVLVLADPHCSYKVSLRASLGAATSRFFLLYSSEILGFMVAVILFGLMRQSSAWERDSSVPSILSAIETNLKLPSPLMFLCFTPILLFLAFLFFTTKQNPRFGTFLFVTIICYIVANGFTILLILSSKLIVYVAALLHVFIKRRWQSWEDSTQSPFIRQFLALSFSFQTLKIVQMIKNNPSIVVAFATIPLVCFVHPALGLGVLLLSHSFHAHSALCSSFLAASFRNIAHNKDQHKSKMVNNPILLSKSKQDVMEQILPMDDSPTAAKSFTDSQLEVFDCRHGIMILHLLAMLMFAPSLIAWIQ; encoded by the exons ATGAGTGGATTCGGCGGAAACTGCAGGGTGGGGGCCGtgctcttcttctccgcctGGATCACGCTCGCGGCGCTCAACAGGCTTTTGCGGCCGGCGCCGAACGGATGCCAGATGACCTACATGTACCCGACCTACATCCCCATCCCCACGCCCAAGAACGTCTCCTCGGACAGGTACGGGCTGTTCCTGTACCACGAGGGGTGGAAGCAAATCGACTTCGACGAGCACGTCAGCAAGCTCGATGGCATACCTGTGCTGTTCATCCCCGGTAACGCCGGAAGCTACAAGCAG GTTCGCTCACTGGCTGCAGAATCTTTTCGAGCATATCAAAATGGTCCACTTGAACACACTTTTTATCGGGAAGTATCTAGTACATCATCGCTAAATGAACTGGAAGATTTTTCTCTTCCATCACAATATGGCCGTATGCTGGATTGGTTTGCTGTTGATCTTGAAGGAGAACACTCTGCAATGGATGGTCGCATACTTGAGGAGCATACTGAATACGTCGTCTATGCCATCCACAGG ATCCTTGATCAATACAAGGAATCTCATGTAACGCGATCAAATGATGGTGTCCGATCTACCGGTAACTTGCCATCCAGTGTTATACTAGTTGGACATTCGATGGGTGGTTTTGTGGCTCGATCAGCTGTTGTCCACCCAGGCTTAAGGAAATCAGCTGTGGAAACCATACTGACGCTCTCCAGTCCACACCA GTACCCTCCCATTGCACTACAGCCGTCCCTGGGTCAGTTTTTCTCTCGTGTCAACGAAGAATGGAGAAATGGATACAATAAAGGAGTATCACGTACAAGCAGTCCAAAACTCTCAAATGTCGTAGTTGTCTCTGTATCAGGTGGCATCCATGATTATCAG GTTAGGTCAAGGTTGGCCTCATTGGATGGCATTGTACCTTCTACTCATGGTTTTATGGTAGGGAGCTCCAGCATGAAGAATGTTTGGCTATCCATGGAACATCAGTCTATCCTCTGGTGTAATCAATTAGCTGTACAG GTTGCGCACACTCTACTTAGCATGATAGATCCTGTGGATCGGCAGCCATTTTCGAGTTCACAAAAAAGAATTTTCATGCTTGCAAACATGCTTCAGAGTGCAGCTCCTCAGTCTTTGAGTTGGATGGATCGTGTTACAGGTTCTCAGTCTTCAAAATTTCTTGGGAGTGATACAAGGGTTGCTAATG AATTGCAGCGAAACAATTCAATTTCTTGCCCGGCATCTGTTCAATGGACAAGCGACGGCCTTGAAAAGGACCTGCATATTCAGTCAAACTTGGTTACTGTTTTAGCTATGGATGGCagaagaagatggttagatATTCAAAAGCTG GGATTAAATGGAAGAGGCCACTTTGTTTTTGTGACCAATCTTGCTCCATGTTCGGGAGTCAGGATTCACTTGTGGCCAGAAAAGCATCGTTCATCCATTCAAAATGAAGTACCTGCCAGTAAAAAGATAGTTGAAGTTACCTCAAAGATGGTCGAAATCCCAGCAGGCCCTGCACCAAAACAG GTAGAACCTGGGAGCCAAACTGAACAACCACCTCCTTCTGCATTTCTTCTGCTAAGCCCAGAAGAAATGAGTGGTTTCCGTTTCATGACTGTATCGGTGGCATCACGACCG ACGATTTCAGGCAGACCTCCCCCAGCAGCTTCTATGGCAGTGGGACAGTTCTTCAATCCAGCGGAAGGAACACGTGCACTTTCTGTTGGCAGAATTGCTCGTTCCAGCTATGATCCTGAA GAAATATTTTTGAAGGAGGATCACCCACTGGCTTTAACCTTGTCATTTTCTGTCAGCCTTGGTCTTCTACCAGTTTTATTTTCACTAAGAACTGCTGGATGTGGAATAAAAAATATTGGTGACCAAATGGAAGCTGATAAAAATA ACCTTTGTAAGTTACGGTGCTTCCCACCTGTTGCACTGGCTTGGGATTCTGTATCGGGCCTACACATTATCCCAAATATCTACTCCGAGACTGTAGTGGTTGATTCGTCACCGGCTATTTGGGATACACATCATGAGGCTGAGAGAACTACTGTGCTAGTTCTG GCTGACCCGCACTGCTCATACAAAGTCAGTCTTCGTGCTTCACTTGGTGCTGCAACAAGCAGATTCTTTTTATTGTACTCATCCGAG ATTCTTGGTTTCATGGTTGCCGTAATACTTTTTGGCTTGATGCGGCAATCATCAGCTTGGGAACGTGACTCTTCTGTGCCATCTATTTTATCAGCTATAGAGACTAATCTGAAACTGCCAAGCCCATTGATGTTCCTGTGCTTCACACCAATACTTCTGTTCCTTGCCTTCCTATTCTTCACAACAAAGCAGAACCCTCGATTTGGAACCTTCTTGTTTGTTACCATCATCTGCTATATAGTTGCTAATGGTTTCACCATTTTGTTGATACTAAGTTCGAAATTGATTGTTTATGTGGCTGCCCTTCTACATGTCTTCATCAAGAGACG CTGGCAATCATGGGAGGACAGTACTCAATCCCCGTTTATTCGCCAGTTCCTCGCTCTGTCATTCTCATTTCAAACTCTCAAG ATTGTGCAGATGATCAAGAACAATCCAAGTATAGTTGTAGCATTTGCTACAATTCCTCTTGTCTGCTTTGTTCACCCAGCACTTGGTCTTGGTGTATTACTTCTTTCACATTCGTTCCATGCTCACTCAGCCCTCTGCAG CAGTTTCTTAGCAGCGTCGTTTCGGAATATCGCTCACAACAAGGATCAGCACAAGTCCAAGATGGTTAATAATCCTATTCTACTATCCAAAAGTAAACAAGATGTGATGGAGCAAATTCTGCCAATGGATGATAGTCCAACAGCTGCCAAAAGCTTCACTGACAGCCAGCTAGAAGTGTTTGACTGTCGGCATGGGATCATGATCCTGCATCTTCTAGCTATGCTCATGTTTGCTCCTTCGCTTATTGCTTGGATACAG TGA
- the LOC100832898 gene encoding uncharacterized protein LOC100832898 isoform X2 has protein sequence MSGFGGNCRVGAVLFFSAWITLAALNRLLRPAPNGCQMTYMYPTYIPIPTPKNVSSDRYGLFLYHEGWKQIDFDEHVSKLDGIPVLFIPGNAGSYKQVRSLAAESFRAYQNGPLEHTFYREVSSTSSLNELEDFSLPSQYGRMLDWFAVDLEGEHSAMDGRILEEHTEYVVYAIHRILDQYKESHVTRSNDGVRSTGNLPSSVILVGHSMGGFVARSAVVHPGLRKSAVETILTLSSPHQYPPIALQPSLGQFFSRVNEEWRNGYNKGVSRTSSPKLSNVVVVSVSGGIHDYQVRSRLASLDGIVPSTHGFMVGSSSMKNVWLSMEHQSILWCNQLAVQVAHTLLSMIDPVDRQPFSSSQKRIFMLANMLQSAAPQSLSWMDRVTGSQSSKFLGSDTRVANELQRNNSISCPASVQWTSDGLEKDLHIQSNLVTVLAMDGRRRWLDIQKLGLNGRGHFVFVTNLAPCSGVRIHLWPEKHRSSIQNEVPASKKIVEVTSKMVEIPAGPAPKQVEPGSQTEQPPPSAFLLLSPEEMSGFRFMTVSVASRPTISGRPPPAASMAVGQFFNPAEGTRALSVGRIARSSYDPEEIFLKEDHPLALTLSFSVSLGLLPVLFSLRTAGCGIKNIGDQMEADKNNLCKLRCFPPVALAWDSVSGLHIIPNIYSETVVVDSSPAIWDTHHEAERTTVLVLADPHCSYKVSLRASLGAATSRFFLLYSSEILGFMVAVILFGLMRQSSAWERDSSVPSILSAIETNLKLPSPLMFLCFTPILLFLAFLFFTTKQNPRFGTFLFVTIICYIVANGFTILLILSSKLIVYVAALLHVFIKRRWQSWEDSTQSPFIRQFLALSFSFQTLKIVQMIKNNPSIVVAFATIPLVCFVHPALGLGVLLLSHSFHAHSALCSFLAASFRNIAHNKDQHKSKMVNNPILLSKSKQDVMEQILPMDDSPTAAKSFTDSQLEVFDCRHGIMILHLLAMLMFAPSLIAWIQRIGMGQNFPWFVDSTLCVGVILHGLFGSQPTATCISFKFPGRRGHEVGLSFLYLLGGYYSFVSSMALAPYRALYAIAIIGFICCMSRILEIRGKVRGDISSRKRHWHRH, from the exons ATGAGTGGATTCGGCGGAAACTGCAGGGTGGGGGCCGtgctcttcttctccgcctGGATCACGCTCGCGGCGCTCAACAGGCTTTTGCGGCCGGCGCCGAACGGATGCCAGATGACCTACATGTACCCGACCTACATCCCCATCCCCACGCCCAAGAACGTCTCCTCGGACAGGTACGGGCTGTTCCTGTACCACGAGGGGTGGAAGCAAATCGACTTCGACGAGCACGTCAGCAAGCTCGATGGCATACCTGTGCTGTTCATCCCCGGTAACGCCGGAAGCTACAAGCAG GTTCGCTCACTGGCTGCAGAATCTTTTCGAGCATATCAAAATGGTCCACTTGAACACACTTTTTATCGGGAAGTATCTAGTACATCATCGCTAAATGAACTGGAAGATTTTTCTCTTCCATCACAATATGGCCGTATGCTGGATTGGTTTGCTGTTGATCTTGAAGGAGAACACTCTGCAATGGATGGTCGCATACTTGAGGAGCATACTGAATACGTCGTCTATGCCATCCACAGG ATCCTTGATCAATACAAGGAATCTCATGTAACGCGATCAAATGATGGTGTCCGATCTACCGGTAACTTGCCATCCAGTGTTATACTAGTTGGACATTCGATGGGTGGTTTTGTGGCTCGATCAGCTGTTGTCCACCCAGGCTTAAGGAAATCAGCTGTGGAAACCATACTGACGCTCTCCAGTCCACACCA GTACCCTCCCATTGCACTACAGCCGTCCCTGGGTCAGTTTTTCTCTCGTGTCAACGAAGAATGGAGAAATGGATACAATAAAGGAGTATCACGTACAAGCAGTCCAAAACTCTCAAATGTCGTAGTTGTCTCTGTATCAGGTGGCATCCATGATTATCAG GTTAGGTCAAGGTTGGCCTCATTGGATGGCATTGTACCTTCTACTCATGGTTTTATGGTAGGGAGCTCCAGCATGAAGAATGTTTGGCTATCCATGGAACATCAGTCTATCCTCTGGTGTAATCAATTAGCTGTACAG GTTGCGCACACTCTACTTAGCATGATAGATCCTGTGGATCGGCAGCCATTTTCGAGTTCACAAAAAAGAATTTTCATGCTTGCAAACATGCTTCAGAGTGCAGCTCCTCAGTCTTTGAGTTGGATGGATCGTGTTACAGGTTCTCAGTCTTCAAAATTTCTTGGGAGTGATACAAGGGTTGCTAATG AATTGCAGCGAAACAATTCAATTTCTTGCCCGGCATCTGTTCAATGGACAAGCGACGGCCTTGAAAAGGACCTGCATATTCAGTCAAACTTGGTTACTGTTTTAGCTATGGATGGCagaagaagatggttagatATTCAAAAGCTG GGATTAAATGGAAGAGGCCACTTTGTTTTTGTGACCAATCTTGCTCCATGTTCGGGAGTCAGGATTCACTTGTGGCCAGAAAAGCATCGTTCATCCATTCAAAATGAAGTACCTGCCAGTAAAAAGATAGTTGAAGTTACCTCAAAGATGGTCGAAATCCCAGCAGGCCCTGCACCAAAACAG GTAGAACCTGGGAGCCAAACTGAACAACCACCTCCTTCTGCATTTCTTCTGCTAAGCCCAGAAGAAATGAGTGGTTTCCGTTTCATGACTGTATCGGTGGCATCACGACCG ACGATTTCAGGCAGACCTCCCCCAGCAGCTTCTATGGCAGTGGGACAGTTCTTCAATCCAGCGGAAGGAACACGTGCACTTTCTGTTGGCAGAATTGCTCGTTCCAGCTATGATCCTGAA GAAATATTTTTGAAGGAGGATCACCCACTGGCTTTAACCTTGTCATTTTCTGTCAGCCTTGGTCTTCTACCAGTTTTATTTTCACTAAGAACTGCTGGATGTGGAATAAAAAATATTGGTGACCAAATGGAAGCTGATAAAAATA ACCTTTGTAAGTTACGGTGCTTCCCACCTGTTGCACTGGCTTGGGATTCTGTATCGGGCCTACACATTATCCCAAATATCTACTCCGAGACTGTAGTGGTTGATTCGTCACCGGCTATTTGGGATACACATCATGAGGCTGAGAGAACTACTGTGCTAGTTCTG GCTGACCCGCACTGCTCATACAAAGTCAGTCTTCGTGCTTCACTTGGTGCTGCAACAAGCAGATTCTTTTTATTGTACTCATCCGAG ATTCTTGGTTTCATGGTTGCCGTAATACTTTTTGGCTTGATGCGGCAATCATCAGCTTGGGAACGTGACTCTTCTGTGCCATCTATTTTATCAGCTATAGAGACTAATCTGAAACTGCCAAGCCCATTGATGTTCCTGTGCTTCACACCAATACTTCTGTTCCTTGCCTTCCTATTCTTCACAACAAAGCAGAACCCTCGATTTGGAACCTTCTTGTTTGTTACCATCATCTGCTATATAGTTGCTAATGGTTTCACCATTTTGTTGATACTAAGTTCGAAATTGATTGTTTATGTGGCTGCCCTTCTACATGTCTTCATCAAGAGACG CTGGCAATCATGGGAGGACAGTACTCAATCCCCGTTTATTCGCCAGTTCCTCGCTCTGTCATTCTCATTTCAAACTCTCAAG ATTGTGCAGATGATCAAGAACAATCCAAGTATAGTTGTAGCATTTGCTACAATTCCTCTTGTCTGCTTTGTTCACCCAGCACTTGGTCTTGGTGTATTACTTCTTTCACATTCGTTCCATGCTCACTCAGCCCTCTGCAG TTTCTTAGCAGCGTCGTTTCGGAATATCGCTCACAACAAGGATCAGCACAAGTCCAAGATGGTTAATAATCCTATTCTACTATCCAAAAGTAAACAAGATGTGATGGAGCAAATTCTGCCAATGGATGATAGTCCAACAGCTGCCAAAAGCTTCACTGACAGCCAGCTAGAAGTGTTTGACTGTCGGCATGGGATCATGATCCTGCATCTTCTAGCTATGCTCATGTTTGCTCCTTCGCTTATTGCTTGGATACAG AGAATCGGAATGGGTCAGAATTTTCCCTGGTTTGTGGATTCCACACTTTGTGTTGGTGTTATTCTGCATGGACTTTTCGGATCACAACCAACTGCCACCTGTATATCATTCAAGTTTCCTGGAAGGAGAGGGCACGAAGTTGGATTGAGCTTCCTCTACCTTCTAGGTGGCTATTATTCTTTTGTTAGCTCCATGGCATTGGCGCCGTACAGAGCGCTGTATGCAATAGCGATCATTGGCTTTATCTGTTGCATGTCCAGAATTCTTGAGATTAGAGGCAAGGTGAGAGGTGATATTAGCAGTAGAAAAAGGCATTGGCATAGACACTAG